The genomic interval GGATCCACCAAATTGTACTTAGCCGGGTCCTTCTTGGAGTCAAAGTTCCCAATTCCAGTCCCAACAACGAAGAAATTGTAACCATGGAGATGGAACGGATGAGATTCCACTGTGAGAAGATTGGTATCTTGTAACACCAACTCAACTGTCGAGTTAAAGGCAAGCTTGTTTAGCCGGGTGCCTAGTTTAGTTCCAAGGTTGGCAGTGAGTGGTGCACCAGTATAATTGAAAGGTGTTGGAGGACGGTCAGGGAAGTCTGTGGTGAATACTCCCTTGGTATTGAAGTAATGAGCTTGAAGCAGCCCGATTTTAGGCATCACAAAAGTTATGTTGTTCAAGGAAGCAGTGAGTTGTGTTCCATTCAGGCAAGTAGTGCATTGGTTGATTCCCAAACCAATGGTGTAGAAAAGCTGTCTATCAACTTTAAGAGGTACATTTGCTGGGTACTTTGCTGTGTTCAGGCTTCTCAGCTTCGCACCGTAGCTCAATGCAAAAGCCGTGTCATTGAGTGCTGGAAGTTGGGAAAGGACTGGCATAACAGAATTGGGGATGCCTTTGTATTGAAGAATTGCAGTGGCGGTATTATTGTCTATGGAAACAGGTGCATCCATGAATGACCTTGCAGCCATGAAGTATCTGCTTGGGACTTGATTTGCCTGAACGAGAACATTGGTGGTCTGGCCTGGTGCAATTAGTATTGCTTGAGTTGTAAATGGTTTGGTATAGACTGCATCAATCTCTACCACTGTCAAGTTATGGCCGGCTATGGCAAAGAATAGCTCGTCATTGAGCGCAGCATTGATGATCCTTAGCAGGTATGTCTTCCCTTGTTCAACCTCCATGGCAAATGTATCTAAGCACAGGCAAACGATACAACTAATGAATATTGCAAAATGAATGTTCTACTTTCAGTACTATAACAATTTCTGTTGTATTGTTGTAAGATTAAAACCTTGATCATTGATTAGACCAActtttatttgtatatatagaacaaaaacaagaacaaggtGAATAAAATTTTGCAAGAGAATATAACCTATGACAATGTGGCTTACGTTTTTCAGAGCAAGGAAAGAGAGGCCCTGGCTTGCCATTAATAGTATGTGCATCTGACATGTTCGGAGGCAATCCTAGTCTGTTCCCTTGTTTAACAACCTCTTCAACATCTttattccaccattctcctaCACCATTGGCAAGAAATATTCCAGTTAATATCTGCAGTCGGGGACTGCAGATGTATATATTCTTCTACTACAAGACAATTTTTGaggcactcatgagtcataaGAGGTTCTGATTTACTGGAACCCACCTAAGATGAGATTAGTTTCACTGTAAGGCTGAGGGAAAGGAAAGCCAGTCCCTTGTTTGGGCAGGATGACAATTGCTCCATAGACAGTGGCTCTTAGCCAAAGGATGTGAGCATGCCACCATAGAGTTCCTCTTTGCCCTGTGATTGTCATATTGTAGGTGTAAGTGTTTCCTGTCTGGATTGGACATTGTGTTATATAAGCAGGTCCATCTGCCCACCCATTCCTGTATTGCTTTAGTCCATGCCTGGAATTGGTGGATTCCAACATATTAAACACAGTTATGATCATGAATACTTATTAATGCTATCATAATAATCATTTGCATTCATATTCAAATGTCTTACCAATGAATTGACATGTTATACTGGGCATGATTAGTGACATTAACTAGAAGTGTATCTCcttctcttgcatatattgTAGGTCCTGGAAACATCCCATTTACTGTGACAATTGGCTTAGAATGGCACAACCTGCTCACATTCTTAACTTGAACCTGCATATAATTGGGAAAAAAAACCCAGTCAAGCTGAGTTAAACTCTACAGAAAATCAGTAGATAAAGCTCAGGCATTCGTGAAGCGCTCACGTCGAATTGGTACGACTTCACTGCAGCTTTTGCTGGAATGAAGAGGAATCCAACTAAACATAAGAAGGTTAGTACTGAACAGAAGCAGAAATTGGTTGTTTTTGCCATTTTGAAGCCAATTGTGGGAGGTCAAGAATGTTTGTGTGACATGATTGGTGAAGGTCTAGTGATTTTATAGGTCTGAATATCAATTGAACTTTCCGTTTGTAAGATGGAGGTGGTGTTGTCAACAGTAGGTAGAATCTGCAAATGTTGCATACTAAAACTTGTAAGCAAAATACCGATTACTGGGATAGACTTAACATGGTTATAAGGCCAGCTTGAACAGGAAGAGAGTAGCCATGATGGAGTACATATTACATAATTGAGGTTAGATAGCTACGTGAAGCTGAACTTGTAAAAAATCTCAACTTTATCGTCAAGGAAAAGGGTTAGGGGCTTAGGGCTAAAGGGTTTCCCGTAAGACTTTTGAGCCCATTATCACTCAAACATttctttgttatttgttagtaGCAAGATCTTCCACGCTTTAATTAGTTTAATGTGGATATTCCCATTAAGTACCATTTTTGTACCGTAGACCTCACTTAAGCAGTACCACCAGGACCTTGCTTCTAAGCTTTCTGATAAATTGATAATAGGATTTGGGATGTCGCAGCTTATGTCCATAGGTACGTGTAGTTCGGAATGAAAAGCATTACATATTGTAGCACGCTGGGGTTGGATCCTAGACTTGTTATTCATGGCTGACCAACTTTTttatataaacaaaaaaaaaacatagaatGATTCAAAGTATTGGGACAATATAGCTTCTCTGAGGAATATATGTTCAACGTATAGCATTCACGATTAGGCAATATAAACAGAAAACTGGAATATGTAAAAGGgcagagttttttttttttgtaatttcttgGCACCAAAAATAAACACGTCAATTGGACTTTCATCACTAGCAGAAATCTAGTTCTAAACTGGACTGATAATCCATAATGATGTTAGTTCTTACTTGACCTTGACAAAATGGCAGCAACACGAGTTAGAATTTGAACAAAAGATGCAACGAAACAAAGGATACAATGAAACAAAGTTACTTAAACCTTTTCTTTTAATAGAACTACAGGGTAGTGAGTAAAATTTGAACCAGGGAAATTATTTGATCAAACATATCATCATTACCGTGTCAAACAAGAGTATTTAACCACGTGCTGTGATTCTGAATTTAGCATGAAACTGCTTTGAAACACACCAGAAGAAACTTCTTGCAAAATTATATCCTGCTCAAAATTTGATGTCGGTTGTCCAGGTACCTTGCACGCTTGGATGTTTGGTAACATGTCTAGTCCTCAGTTTCACCACTTTTCTC from Argentina anserina chromosome 2, drPotAnse1.1, whole genome shotgun sequence carries:
- the LOC126782368 gene encoding laccase-11-like, whose amino-acid sequence is MAKTTNFCFCSVLTFLCLVGFLFIPAKAAVKSYQFDVQVKNVSRLCHSKPIVTVNGMFPGPTIYAREGDTLLVNVTNHAQYNMSIHWHGLKQYRNGWADGPAYITQCPIQTGNTYTYNMTITGQRGTLWWHAHILWLRATVYGAIVILPKQGTGFPFPQPYSETNLILGEWWNKDVEEVVKQGNRLGLPPNMSDAHTINGKPGPLFPCSEKHTFAMEVEQGKTYLLRIINAALNDELFFAIAGHNLTVVEIDAVYTKPFTTQAILIAPGQTTNVLVQANQVPSRYFMAARSFMDAPVSIDNNTATAILQYKGIPNSVMPVLSQLPALNDTAFALSYGAKLRSLNTAKYPANVPLKVDRQLFYTIGLGINQCTTCLNGTQLTASLNNITFVMPKIGLLQAHYFNTKGVFTTDFPDRPPTPFNYTGAPLTANLGTKLGTRLNKLAFNSTVELVLQDTNLLTVESHPFHLHGYNFFVVGTGIGNFDSKKDPAKYNLVDPPERNTISVPTGGWVAIRFRADNPGVWFMHCHLELHTMWGLKTAFVVENGKSSDQSVRPPPADLPPC